The Streptomyces cynarae genome contains a region encoding:
- a CDS encoding glycosyltransferase family 2 protein, with translation MISVIVAAYDLQGQLEVCLNSILNQSFRDVEVVAVLDQSAECPADLVDDYARRDGRVSVVRLTGVAGIGRIRNAGAERAAGDYLLFLDSDHIIGGETLQAMVDRLQSADEPDVLLFGHTRLHRGRSWPGAAAGLLARQGREPFASMDQPELFGAPAYSWDRLVRRDLWTRQELAFPDGLHEEVAVVHRAMLAADRVAVLKWNCVQIRRRHTQHPAGSPGGTHFDVFGRYEDSFDLLEERGALEVVAPFLFTRMIRHYLFLLNLEGCLSRSERPQFFQRASEHYRRFLPDGYEHPEGREGVKFQLVASGRYSALEAASLPQRARSFVSRGAAVRGR, from the coding sequence ATGATCAGCGTCATAGTCGCCGCGTACGACCTTCAGGGACAGCTGGAGGTCTGCCTGAATTCGATACTGAACCAGTCCTTCCGGGACGTGGAGGTTGTCGCGGTCCTGGACCAGTCTGCTGAATGCCCTGCGGACTTGGTGGATGACTATGCTCGGCGGGATGGGCGGGTCTCGGTCGTGCGGCTGACGGGCGTCGCTGGCATCGGCCGGATACGCAACGCGGGGGCGGAGCGCGCCGCCGGTGACTACCTGCTGTTCCTGGACAGCGATCACATCATCGGGGGTGAAACGCTTCAGGCGATGGTCGATCGGCTGCAATCGGCAGACGAGCCGGACGTTCTTCTCTTCGGGCACACTCGCCTCCATCGCGGCCGCTCATGGCCCGGTGCCGCCGCCGGCCTGCTTGCCCGGCAGGGACGTGAGCCCTTCGCCTCGATGGACCAGCCCGAGTTGTTCGGTGCTCCCGCCTACTCCTGGGACCGTTTGGTCCGCCGCGACTTGTGGACCCGGCAGGAACTCGCGTTCCCTGACGGTCTCCACGAGGAGGTCGCAGTCGTCCACCGTGCCATGCTCGCCGCCGACCGGGTCGCCGTCCTGAAGTGGAACTGCGTCCAGATCCGCCGTCGGCACACTCAACACCCCGCAGGCTCACCGGGCGGCACCCACTTCGACGTCTTCGGCCGGTACGAAGACAGCTTCGACTTGCTCGAGGAGCGCGGCGCCCTGGAGGTTGTGGCTCCCTTCCTCTTCACTCGTATGATCCGTCACTACCTCTTCCTTCTCAATCTCGAGGGATGTCTCTCCCGCTCCGAGCGCCCGCAGTTCTTCCAACGCGCCAGCGAGCACTACCGGCGGTTCCTCCCCGACGGCTACGAGCACCCCGAGGGTCGGGAGGGTGTCAAGTTCCAGCTCGTGGCGAGCGGGAGATACAGTGCGCTGGAGGCCGCCAGTCTCCCTCAGCGCGCGCGGAGTTTCGTCTCCCGGGGCGCCGCTGTCCGCGGACGGTAG